The Arvicanthis niloticus isolate mArvNil1 chromosome 8, mArvNil1.pat.X, whole genome shotgun sequence genome segment CCTAGAGCGCTCACTTGGAGCTGGTGTACTTGGTGACGGCCTTGGTGCCCTCGGACACGGCGTGCTTGGCCAGCTCCCCGGGCAGCAGCAGGCGCACGGCCGTCTGGATCTCCCGGGACGTGATGGTCGAGCGCTTGTTGTAATGCGCCAGGCGCGACGCCTCGCCGGCGATGCGCTCGAAGATGTCGTTCACGAACGAGTTCATGATGCCCATGGCCTTGGACGAGATGCCGGTGTCCGGGTGCACTTGCTTCAGCACCTTGTACACGTACACCGAGTAGCTCTCCTTGCGGCTGCGCTTGCGCTTCTTGCCGTCCTTCTTCTGCGCCTTGGTCACGGCCTTCTTGGAGCCCTTCTTCGGGGCCGGAGCGGACTTGGCTGGCTCAGGCATGGTGAAACTGGAACTAGTAGGAAGCTAGCCGCCCTTCCATTTTTAAAGAGGTCTTATTCAAATGAAGCATAAAAAAAGCACAATTATGATTGGGTGATTATTTAGATGACGTCGTGTAAGGTTTGCCCAACCAAAATACTTCTTGACATAAACGCTTCCAATTGGTCTAAATGAAAAGAAGAACGCAGCCAATCGCATAAGTTCTTTTTCACGCCTAAAGAAAACTATAAGAGACAAAAagcccttcccttctttcctatctTCTGTCATCTTGTCAGAGGTTAGTTGTAAGTATGTCTGGACGCGGTAAGCAGGGCGGCAAGGCTCGCGCCAAAGCCAAGACCCGCTCCTCCCGGGCCGGCCTGCAGTTCCCCGTGGGCCGCGTGCACCGGCTGCTCCGCAAGGGCAACTACTCGGAGCGGGTGGGCGCCGGCGCCCCGGTGTACCTGGCGGCCGTGCTGGAGTACCTGACGGCCGAGATCCTGGAGCTGGCGGGCAACGCGGCCCGCGACAACAAGAAGACGCGCATCATCCCGCGCCACCTGCAGCTGGCCATCCGCAACGACGAGGAGCTCAACAAGCTGCTGGGCCGCGTGACCATCGCGCAGGGCGGCGTCCTGCCCAACATCCAGGCCGTGCTGCTGCCCAAGAAGACCGAGAGCAGTCACCACAAGGCCAAAGGAAAGTAATTTCCTTGATTGGATGGCAAAAGCTCAAGGCTCTTTTCAGAGCCACCTAAGGTTTCCTAACAAGGGCTTAGCATTTACTTTTTTGCAAGGGAATTGAATGAACAAAGACACAAAGGCATAGCACTCCATGTATATTTTTAGCAAGCCAG includes the following:
- the LOC117713827 gene encoding histone H2B type 1-C/E/F/G/I produces the protein MPEPAKSAPAPKKGSKKAVTKAQKKDGKKRKRSRKESYSVYVYKVLKQVHPDTGISSKAMGIMNSFVNDIFERIAGEASRLAHYNKRSTITSREIQTAVRLLLPGELAKHAVSEGTKAVTKYTSSK
- the LOC117714411 gene encoding histone H2A type 1-B-like, with amino-acid sequence MSGRGKQGGKARAKAKTRSSRAGLQFPVGRVHRLLRKGNYSERVGAGAPVYLAAVLEYLTAEILELAGNAARDNKKTRIIPRHLQLAIRNDEELNKLLGRVTIAQGGVLPNIQAVLLPKKTESSHHKAKGK